GGAGTGGACAGAGCCAAAATGCTTGGCCAAAAACCCATCTTTTAGCGCCGAATTAGAACCCGAAAGCGGGCTCTGCAGCGCCTCCGGGCACTTGGCCACCGTTTTGTCAAAGATTGCCAACATTTTCCGGTGATTGTTTTGTAAATAATTGGTATTCTGGTATCCGTAAAACCAGAGAGACGAGGGAAGTTTGAGGTAGTTATACGAGGTTTCGGGCACTTTAATTTTTACTTCCAATATTGGCCTTTCAGTTTTTACAAATTCGCACCGATTGCTTTCTGCTAATCTTCTTGCGataattatgtaatttttttatatttatttattgataaatagttaaaaaaaataatttatttcttttaatttaaaattttaaaataaaattttaatgtgaatatatcatatatttttttaataactttATTTTTTACATATATCACCATTCACATTAATAAATTCCATCATGCCAATGattttatttatatgaataaTATTATGCATACATTTAATAGAGAAAAAATctctattaaaaatattttattttatagtgAACCTCTTCAATATGAATTGGCCTAATTTTATAAGTTAAGAGTAATTTAAgcgtataaatataatttttatcacATAGGAATGTGCTTTCAATACttagttttaacttttaattGACAACGTGGTTGGCCCAAGTTTTTGATATTTCTTCTTCAtattttcctttaaaaaaaatcatattctCAATGTAGTgatttttcttaatatttatgaaGCACGTAAAAGAATATGTCAATGGATGGGATGTGAGAGACACTGATTTATTTTTCCTGTGGGCTATAATTGCTTTTCAAATTAAACGATCACAGGATTTTTCAATCTATGGGTACAAACCCATTACCGCTTATCTACAAGGAATCTATTATATAATATTCGTTATTATGATATAGTTTAGgctcaattatttttaattttttggaaaattaataattcagtaaGTTATAATAGAACAAAAGATATGTTCGAGCTTGACGCGCAAGACACTGATGGAGTGGCAAAGGGTTGGTAAATACAATAATAATTTATGTTTTtcgatattaattaaaattatgtagttgaatacataaataaataaatgtaatCACCCATTAAATACGGTACTAACCAAGAAGGAAAAGAAACAAATTTCCGTTGCCGGGAATCGAACCCGGGTCTCCTGGGTGAAAGCCAGATATCCTAACCGCTGGACGACAACGGAATCTTGGACAACGGCTGCAAACAAAATTTAATAAACCATATTAACAGTACAATGGCGAATTCTAAGACGCCAACAGAGAGATTGGGGTGAGCCGTCGGCAGGCCTTGGAATTACAGTGTCCCTGGCGATCAaaactttcaatttttttttttccttttatttagtGATTTAAAGCTAATAGATATTCCCCAAAATCTGTtaatcaaattataatttaatttaaatttatataaataattaaattattttatataaatttaaaataactaatctaatattatcattttatttcatatttttctaATGTAAGAATCCTGCACACTTTTTTTACAATTAAATAACATAACGATTTACCTTCTTTCAGATAGAAGTGATTAGGATACAATTAATGGAActgttagctttttttttttttttattaaactaaatttatcaatttttatgATTTCAGTTTGTAAATATTTGAGCGAAGGCCGTAGTTTCTCCTCAGAATTATCCCTTCGGGTGTGATGGGGCAAACAGCTCAAAGCCCATGAAACTTGCACTAATCTTTTGCATTGTGGTTGAAACTTGAAGTACAAAAAAATTGAACAGTATAAACCAGCAGATCACTATTTTAAAGTGCATGACAGCATTTCTCTCTTGTAAATTCAGCCTAAACAGTAAGGTGGCTCACACTCGGTTGTATGCAACTGATTTGCTGAATAGGCGACGGATATTTACGACCTGCAGTACACTTACAATTGCCAACAATATGTACTCTGCCACTGTGTAGCCTATAACACGCTTTCGTGTACTCTCAGTGGCTGCAGAAGAAACAAATAATATCTTAAATCAGCAATATGTTGCAAAACTGATATTGTTTGGAACATTAAAAGATACGTATGAAGCAAATTCAGCCAATTTGTATCAGGTAGTTATACCCGGGAAAAAAAGAAATTACTCTGAAAAGCGTCAAACACACCATTATCAAAATCCATTGCCTATGACGAATCCCTTTAGAAGAGCATGTCTTGTCGAAATTGTTCATAAATATCGCCTTAATTCAGCGCCCGCCCTTCCCaacccacaaaaaaaaaaaaaaaaaaaaaaaaaaacaaagaattaACTGGAAATTGTTCACAATTATAGCCTTAATGCATGAAAAAGGGAAATTCACAAAGAGAGACTTACTACGGCGATGTCGAGCATCACGTGCTTTTAAGTACTTTTGCTCTGCTGTAACAGATTCCAATGCCTCTCTCAGCTCAGCAATTTTAACATTAATGGGATTTAAATGCTCTGCAAGAAACAATCATGCAAACATCAAAAGGACAGCAGAAGAAAAATCCCTAGTGCCAATGGCCATAAATATGTTATTTTAACCATTTGGCTTCAATAAGCAATAAGTTTCATAAGAAAAAGTGTTCTATGGCAACTTTTGTAGTAGTTGATAAAGTGAGAGCATATAGAGATGGGTGTAGAATACAAGAATATGCTGATGATAGAGAATTGTACAAACCATCTTTAGCAAGATCATGCTCCTTGGGGATATGACCAACGTGAACACAGAAAGAGACAGTCTCTGATGTTGAGTAGGGattgtgaaaacagaatttgtaCATTCCACTTCTTGGGGCCTTAAATTCAAACTTGTCCCCAGATGTCCCCTTCACAGAGTGAACCACATTATCTGCAGGAGATGTCACCTGCATGACAGCAAATCAAGATGAAGACGTAATAAATTAAAGCAATGCCGCCTTGCCACAGGTAATCCTAGCATCTGGTATCAGTTCATAACAAGTCAACACAAGTTTATATTTGTGCCCTGCTAATTAAAAAGCAGGACAGATCAATGAAAACACAGAACAAGTTGCAGACCCTAAAAGGATTCATTGCATGAATAATAGTAATATCTAAACTACCGCATCATCACTAATCTAACTATACCTGGGCACACACAAGCATGAACACTGATGAAACTTTTATTTTTAGCATACAAGACAACTAATAAGTTATTACAATTCAATTATATCCGACCATCATTCATATGCAATTCATTAGAACTTTAGGCTACCAAttcaagataaaaaaaaaaattacaagcaTTCCCTCTACCACCCCTCCCCTTGACACACGGATATCTTGATAGTCTCAATATATTTTCCACTTTTCCTGCATCTAAATCATACTACACATGATTTGCATGTTGATATCCTGATTCTATCCATAGATGTGCGTGCAGTTAACCTCAATAAAAGAAAAGGGGAAGTAAGAAAAGTTGATAAGAGAGACATTTAACTCAAATTATAGTTGAACTCTTATTCAAGAATACCATCTCTTCAATATTTGTATCTATTATAACAAGTACGCAAATTTAAGGCACACACGCAAATCGCACAATTACACAgtattgaaaagaaaaagaagaataacaatttaacgtggttcaactgTAAGGTCTACATCCACGGGCAAGAcaaagagaaaaaaatttaattatgatgaaaagagcaagatacaatcaattagaactctcaaaccctaaccccaagtGTGTTTCTGAATATCTCTTCCACATAgggtagaatattataatatttatactggtccgtTGCCCTCTCACCCCCAAGAAAATCAGTAGTGGGCTTCGGGCCCGGGCTCGTGCCCCTTGGCCTGCGACCTCCGCTGCCACCACAAATCTCACTTTTTTTATCCAATAAGGTCGCAGCACCAAATTTTCCGAGTTGGGTCACAATTCAGgtctataaaaaaatatatccaagatTCAAGTCACAAAATAACAGTATCTTTCATTCATTTTGACTCCACCTTGGGTTTTTATCTTATCAAATCTTTCGTGCAGGATAGGCTAAGCttattgatttttttaataacaGCTATCTACCCGAGATGCTATATCTAGTAATTTTTTTCATTCACAATTTCACTTGTACACGTAGCCATTCGACCCATCTTTACTCAAATCTTTCCGGCAAAGCTCGTCATTGGCTAACACATACAATagagttttagacacaaacccaAGTTCAGAAAACTAGTAATTCATTCACAATTTCACTTGTACACGGAGCCACTCGACCCATCTGTATTTACTCAAATCTTTCCGGCAAAGCTCATCAGTGGCTAACACATACAATAGAGTTATAGACACAAACCCAAGTTCAGAAAACAAGTAAGTTTGATAAGATAGATACACTGTTTACATTGCACGGCCAATTTTAATGCTCTACAGACCCAGATAAAATACTTTTCCTAGTATTCCAAGCAATGAAGGactttatttagtttaatttttattgaccCAGCTTTCTGAAAATGAAGCGAAAATGTATTCGACCAAATTACCAGAAGGAACCATAAAACGATTAATTTCCTTTCGTTGACCTAAATATTATTGAAAACCAACACACCTCACCCAGAACAACCCCATTTCCCCATCCTTTACCCAGTCAATAAggtaaacaagaataaaaaatttaaaacccaTGTGGAACTtgaaataggaaaaaaaattaagaaaaatgaaagagaaacCAAACAAGTTTATCTGAGAGTGATCCAGAAAAACGAAACTAATCACGGATCTGAATGAAAGAAAAGGAAGCTAGAGGGAGGATGTTGACTTACGGTGAGATCGATGCCGGGATGATCAGAGCTCCAGAAAACGTCGTGATCAACCACCACAAAGTTCCCAGAAACGGTGTCGCCTTCGTAGAGGACGTACTCGTAGACGCATTCGACTTCGTTTACAGTGACGGAGAGAGAAGAAATGCGGCCAATTAAGGTAAATAAAAGAGCTGTCACTACGTAGGTCTGCCTTCTCTCCAACGCTCTCTTTCTGAATTCTTATTTTTGTATGATTTCTTTTCCCCCGGATTTTCAAGAGATCGAAAAACAGAAGCTAAGCACAGCACATAAAGCTCCCGTCTTCGTGAAAGAGAACATCCTCATCTCCTAACAAATATGCTACGTCGTTTTTTATTGGTCTTAGGACAACAGAGGCCCGTTTTAGTGTCTTAACATTAGACGATGCCGTTTGGCTTCTCTTGGAGCCAGTCATTGCTTAGCGTTgtcagaaaatatttttttttaacggATTATCTTTGTCAGAAATTTATTGATGTTTAGGTTAAATATTGATCATAGCCACAAATCATTGCTTATCTTATAAGGTAATCAACTATGACAGACACTTGTGGTTtggacccttttttttttctcattttatataagaaaaataataaaaaataattttgtagggaatattaataataaatttattaaagttGGAGGGTACCCACCATATCAATTTGTGTTACTATTGAAGTGAAATCGAGAATCTGCAAGGCGAAGCCCTAACTTAGCTTGAAAATGGAAGAGCAACAGTATCAAATTCCAAGAGTGAAACTTGGGAAACATGGACCGGAGGCAAGTCTCTTAGCTTTACATATAAAGTATGATTATGGTTATGATTATTATTATGATGCTGCCCTGCTGTTCTGATGAATTGATTTTTGTCCTTGGAAATTATGTCTTCCCTAGATTATAGTTAATTGAGGAACCCCTTAATTAATACTGTCTTTTTTCTTTTGCTGCAGGTTTCTAAGCTGGGATTAGGATGCGCTGGACTTTCTGGACTGCTGAATGCTCCTCTCTCCCATGAAGATGGCTGTTCTGTCATAAAGCAGGCTTTTTCTAGAGGTGTCACCTTCTTTGATACAGCCGATATCTATGGTCAAAGACATGATAATGAGATTATGCTTGGCAAGGTATTCTTAATTATACTTTTCTACTAATATCTGTGTGAAGTATCTGGTCCAACTCGGTGGACATGTTTTTCTTCAATTGGGTTTAAAGAAATCAAGAAAGTCTCTGTTTTTATTGCTCAAGAAATGAAGGGTGAATGTTTCATATGTTTTTAGGCCCTGAAGCAGCTTCCTCGCGAAAAAGTTCAATTGGCGACAAAATTTGGGTTCGTGGCGTCAGAGGATGCTCTGCAATTTGAGGTTAAGGGCAGCCCTGAATATGTTAGGAAATGCTGTGAAGCTAGTCTCAAACGACTTGACGTTGACTACATTGATCTGTATTATCAGCACCGTGTGGATACTTCAGTGCCAATAGAGGATACTGTAAATATCAACACATATTTCTTAATTCGAGTCTTTATTTTCCTTCCATTTCTTATGTAGTTGATTGCCTTTGAAATTTGTGCTTTGTTTCTGGAACCAACATTGGCGAGGCAGATGGGAGAGCTTAAGAAGCTGGTAGATGAAGGAAAGATAAAGTACATTGGTTTATCAGAAGCAAGTCCAGACACAATAAGGAGAGCCCATGCAATTCATCCCATCACTGCCCTACAGATGGAGTATTCTCTGTGGACTCGTGATATTGAAGATGAGATAATTCCCCTTTGCCGGTAAGTTCACATCTAGTTCCACTGTTCTTGaattttgaaatgaaaacttgctcATCTCACTATTTTTGTTACCTATATATTCACAGAGAACTTGGTATTGGGATAGTAGCGTATAGTCCTCTTGGTATTGGGTTTTTTGCTGGGAAGGCAGTCGTGGAAAGCTTACCCAGTGAGAATGTCGTGGTATGCAACTTCAACTAAATTTCTATATCAAACTttgtttataaaaaattattttctgcatTGCAACGTCTATCCCAATTTATGGAATTAAGaacgaaataaaattttaattttggaatTTTCGTCTCACAAATGTGTTGTTATGTCCCAGGCACAGGCACATCCAAGATTCAAACAAGAGAATATAGAGAAGAACAAAGTCCTATATACCCGACTTGCGAACTTGGCTGCAAAGCATGGCTGCACCCCTCCTCAGTTAGCTCTGTCGTGGCTTCTCCATCAAGGGAATGACATAGTCCCAATTCCTGGTATGAAAGGCTGAACTCTTTTGCTTAGTTATTTGATATCCAGGGTGTCCTCATCATTCAAAATGCATGAAACCATAGGAACACTTGGCAGTAAGAAACTTGATAAATGCAATAGTTTTAAGCATGATTAAAGATTTGTAGTaaccaaaatttttgcaattgttGAAATTATGCAGGAACAACCAAAGTTAAGAACCTTGATAATAATATTGGATCCTTGACAGTAAAGCTTGCAGAAGaggatttaaaagaaatttcaGATGCCGTGCACATTAATGAAGTTAGTGGCTCAAGAGAAATGCCGGTATTAGCTAAATATAACTGGAGGATTGCAAACACTCCGcctaaaattataagctaaaatGTATAATTTTCGGGCAAAAGAACAAGAATTGCTTCCTGTCTATCTATGTGATAAATAAAACAGGAGTATCTTATTTGTATTGTAATAAAGAATACTTATAATTTGGTTGTTATGCCAACATTATATTCTAAATTTAGGTGGTGCTGTAAAAGCTTTCAGGGGGAAAGTCGTCAATCTCATGCTGAGAAATGGAACGAATATATGGTTGTGCAAGAATGTAGTAATTTAATCTTCCTATATGATTAGGTTATCAATCAACGTTACCATAAGAGagcccttttttttttaactatccTGAAACCCATTTCCCCCATCTGTGAACTTCAAAATTTGATTGATTCCTCATAAATTCATAAGAGGACCCTCAGGAACATGTAATCCACCACTCCCAAAtgaaacctgaaattttactaacaGGCAGTGTGTGTATGCGCAGAATCTACATCAAAGGATACAGCGCTTTGAAtccatttataaaaaaaatgtacTTACtataattgcaaaaaaaaaaaaaaaggatgaaaATTATAATTAGTTTACGCTGAAGAGGGCATAACTTGATATTCAAGTATTGCAATAAAATTAAGTACTCCCCCACTTTCAGGCCTTCAGCAGCTTCCTCGAGAGAAAAAAGTTCAGTTAGCAAAGGTATCTGGCATTCTACGGTCCAAAGGATTACACCATTTTCAGGGAATGGCGGCATGTAATTTTTTCTTGAAGGTAAATAAGAAAACATACCTTCTTTATTAACATgtgttaattttataaatttaaatatattatttataattaatgtaaaattttaaataattaatttattaataaatgatTCGTTTTGAGTTTTTTTTGTCAAAAACACACATagattaatttactcaatttttttatagaaaataaatatgcacacaatttgaataaattttaataattatttcttaacttatatagttataatattataattctttaactttaaaatatgaaataaaattttttaaacttttaaattttatacaataaAATTTATCTGATttttaattactgatttttcaatcagaaattgatatgaatagtttttatatgacgcttagtcaatatttctctttttttatgtaaagtataaaattattctctttgttcatgaaaaattattctgtctatagaaaaaaaattaatttaatttaaatataatttaaaggagaaaaaaaaatattaactaaactcTATATTAAAATTACCTAAATCAATATCtaactaaaaaattaatttttattaataaaatttaaaaattaataaaatttaatattacatttttaaattaaaaaattataatattataattaaataaattaaaaaacaatTACCAAAATTTATCCATTCAACTTAAAAAAGAGATTCCCCACTTAGAAAAATCAATACAATTTTTCCAAGGCAATGTTGTGAAGCTAGTCTAAAGAGGCTTAATGTAGACTGTAGTGATATCAGCATCGTGTGGACACTGCAGTGCCACAAATCAAGTTGATCATTCCATTTGCTTGCGCCTGGAAAATAAAAAGTagattaattattatgaaatttgTTACTGTTGACGTCTCTGGAGTCTAGACGTGTCAAATTCATGTGGTAAAATCGTGGCAAAATTTGAGATCGATGAGTAAAAAGTCATGAGATGAAGAACCTAGAACTGCACTTGGAGATAAACTGGTGGATCAGCAACTAGCCACGTCACCAACTTCCATAAATGAGTACGCACTGACATTCAAACCCATGTGTCCCTATAGCATTCTTGAAATAGATGTAGATGACGTGGATAAAAAATATCCTCTACTCCGTTTGTCCTCTTGGGCTATATATACCTACATCATCAAGATTGTTTAGGTCACTTCTCATCAGCCGTTCCAAATTGAGTGGTGTGTACAATTCGTTGTAAAATATGGCCGGAGCAACAGCAATGCAAGCCGTCGTCCTGGCCAATCCCATACTTCGCATTTCTAATCGAGCCAGAGTGAGCCACTTTCTTCCAAACCCACAACTGCGAAGAAGCACCTACAGGATCAATACTTCCGTGAAATGCATGGCAGAGGTAAGTTTAAAGGCTTTACACTTTGTTTCTGTGAAAATGGTTAGAAAGGAATCAACCGCCTCATATGTTATCTAAACTCCGTTGCAGGGAGATGAAAAGTTGCAGGAAAATCAAAAGAAGCGGCAAACACAACCGGAATCTGTAGCCACCCCCCCTGCTCTAAAGGTAACTGTTAGGTGAATTGAGTGGACATACCCCACAATcaatttctttcctttcttttttgtTTTATTGTAATTGATTAAATAGAGAAGATTATGGAAAGTGAAAGTGAAAGTGATAGTTCAATTTCCAAACTGAGGAGCAGGTGAGTACGAAGTTCTCGGACGTGTTGGCATTCAGTGGGCCAGCTCCAGAGAGGATTAACGGTAGGCTGGCCATGATTGGCTTTGTTGCTGCAATGGCAGTGGAGTTATCCAAGGGCCACGATCTGTTTGCCCAGATATCCAACGGTGGAGTCACATGGTTTGTAGGAACAAGTGTCGTGCTCTCTCTCGCGTCTCTAATCCCCTTGTTTAAAGGGGTAAGCGTAGAGTCAAAATCAGATGGATTCATGACATCCGACGCGGAGCTGTGGAATGGGAGATTTGCTATGTTGGGTTTGGTTGCGTTGGCCCTCACAGAATATGTTAAAGGTGGGGCTCTTATATGATATAATTGCGAACGTTTGTATTGTACGCATGTACCGTAGTAATATCAAATCAACTAgtgtaagttttttttttctttttttttttcaatgattaataaaatcgaattaattaaaattttgtaaagaTTATACTTCTCCTACTTGTTGGATATAATATTGACATCTAAATTACTAAATTATTCTATAAAATCATAAATCTTATGTAAAATGAAGTGGGAATGAATTAGTCTAGCTAATCTCAAACCACTTCGTTACTATTTGTTATAACCACTCTAATTGCTTAgacgaaaaaaaaatatataccaCTTTAATTGcgctgattttttttaattatttaattctaattaaatttcGAATAAGCTCATCGAGTAATTGTTGCACTGCATTTTTAATTGAAACAATTTACg
The Hevea brasiliensis isolate MT/VB/25A 57/8 chromosome 15, ASM3005281v1, whole genome shotgun sequence genome window above contains:
- the LOC110632744 gene encoding transmembrane emp24 domain-containing protein p24beta3-like is translated as MYKFCFHNPYSTSETVSFCVHVGHIPKEHDLAKDEHLNPINVKIAELREALESVTAEQKYLKARDARHRRTTESTRKRVIGYTVAEYILLAIVSVLQVVNIRRLFSKSVAYNRV
- the LOC110632779 gene encoding perakine reductase, with the protein product MEEQQYQIPRVKLGKHGPEVSKLGLGCAGLSGLLNAPLSHEDGCSVIKQAFSRGVTFFDTADIYGQRHDNEIMLGKALKQLPREKVQLATKFGFVASEDALQFEVKGSPEYVRKCCEASLKRLDVDYIDLYYQHRVDTSVPIEDTMGELKKLVDEGKIKYIGLSEASPDTIRRAHAIHPITALQMEYSLWTRDIEDEIIPLCRELGIGIVAYSPLGIGFFAGKAVVESLPSENVVAQAHPRFKQENIEKNKVLYTRLANLAAKHGCTPPQLALSWLLHQGNDIVPIPGTTKVKNLDNNIGSLTVKLAEEDLKEISDAVHINEVSGSREMPVLAKYNWRIANTPPKIIS
- the LOC110632780 gene encoding early light-induced protein 1, chloroplastic — its product is MAGATAMQAVVLANPILRISNRARVSHFLPNPQLRRSTYRINTSVKCMAEGDEKLQENQKKRQTQPESVATPPALKVSTKFSDVLAFSGPAPERINGRLAMIGFVAAMAVELSKGHDLFAQISNGGVTWFVGTSVVLSLASLIPLFKGVSVESKSDGFMTSDAELWNGRFAMLGLVALALTEYVKGGALI